The following coding sequences are from one Seonamhaeicola sp. ML3 window:
- a CDS encoding polysaccharide deacetylase family protein produces MSPNNNKGYFVISLDFELHWGVFDALDLNSYHSNLLNARKVVEKLIELSDEYGIHLTFATVGLLFAGNKKEIEEFIPKRIPGYSNKNLNPFSLLNQIGEDEKSDAIHYAKSLVEKIKKNGNHEIGTHTFGHYNCLASGQNIEDFYADLVSAKEIAETMDLKLESIVFPKNQVNNSYLLQCKKNGITNYRGAEMHQLYNFDIRNKKSYRLPESIIRLLRLIDGYLNISGNHTYPINAIEPDELGLINLPSSRFYRAYSPRLSWFEFLKRRRIKKAMLHAAKNNELFHLWWHPHNFGDHMEENFKNLENIFKYYSKLNSKYKFKSISMTGLTNEILQKLKTK; encoded by the coding sequence ATGTCTCCGAACAATAATAAAGGATATTTTGTCATTTCACTAGATTTCGAACTCCATTGGGGGGTTTTTGATGCCTTAGATTTAAATTCCTATCATAGCAATCTTTTAAATGCTAGGAAGGTAGTTGAAAAATTAATAGAACTTAGCGATGAATATGGGATACATCTAACTTTCGCAACAGTAGGTTTGTTATTTGCTGGAAATAAAAAAGAAATTGAAGAATTTATACCTAAAAGGATTCCCGGATATTCTAATAAAAATTTAAACCCCTTTTCCTTATTAAATCAAATTGGTGAAGACGAAAAATCAGACGCTATACATTATGCCAAGTCACTTGTTGAAAAAATCAAGAAAAATGGAAACCATGAAATAGGAACACATACTTTTGGGCATTATAACTGTTTGGCTTCAGGACAGAATATCGAAGATTTTTATGCAGATTTAGTTTCGGCTAAAGAAATTGCAGAAACAATGGATTTGAAATTAGAAAGTATTGTTTTTCCAAAAAATCAAGTGAATAACAGTTATCTACTTCAATGTAAAAAGAATGGAATAACAAACTACAGAGGAGCTGAAATGCACCAGTTATATAACTTTGACATACGCAATAAGAAAAGCTATAGACTTCCAGAATCAATTATTAGATTGTTGAGACTTATTGATGGATACTTAAATATTTCTGGAAATCACACTTATCCAATAAACGCTATAGAACCTGATGAATTAGGCCTTATTAACTTACCTTCTAGTAGGTTTTACAGGGCATACTCACCAAGACTTTCTTGGTTTGAGTTTTTAAAACGACGAAGGATTAAAAAAGCAATGTTACATGCTGCCAAAAACAATGAACTATTTCACTTATGGTGGCATCCTCATAATTTTGGTGACCACATGGAAGAAAATTTCAAAAACCTAGAAAACATTTTTAAATATTATAGTAAACTAAACTCTAAATACAAGTTTAAAAGTATTTCTATGACAGGTTTAACTAACGAAATATTACAAAAATTAAAAACTAAATAA
- a CDS encoding right-handed parallel beta-helix repeat-containing protein yields the protein MKKNLQHTMLITVFFLLLFSCNSCSNEELFVEPEAEIVEKEESTEDSSEEQEEEEEVVTPEDETEIEVDTSLPCDFSLTNIQPNTTIIINCVLDLGGTTVNLPSGVTIEFEGGDIINGEIIFSSESVISGELLNKDLKLSGTTPSLKDPTFVFKPERWGIVEGKVNDDIALDNKDILQRTIDQVKLMGADEFSIETLDAYFKVDIEYYGRARHLDNASIYIPEDFHLKMSENAFLRVQPNKSFSYSLFKIFLADNVIISGGNLIGDRFEHDYSPIADRHGIPRDTHEYGNLVFVIGSENIVIDNVSFSDPTGDAIMFHGESLRQDDGSLAPGKKETKNVIVKNCTISRARRNGISFLDGRFITIDNCTIKDTGKGDQAYDSSGSKIYSSSGVEPRWGIDMEAIRHRTADGRLRQTALNENIIVRNSVFTGNHDGDVLVFTANDVLIENNFFDRSVGSFASHDVVVRNNTFESRETSKFTALSISSFVTFPNEEDTQGKELNHHWLFVDNYIKGYNHGISIKGEHHEIRNNRIENCVNGVFLVSNLLNTTFTGNTITSNINNSRGYRNIYNTNNSNNIVISNEIIEVKERPLYLNLLLNESNLNSSQITFKNCTLNSTSTNMANKISNSKNIRLEGNITNTDYIVENSENINLIDNLISTN from the coding sequence ATGAAAAAAAACCTACAGCACACAATGTTAATTACAGTCTTTTTTTTACTCCTATTTTCCTGTAATTCATGCAGCAATGAAGAACTTTTTGTTGAACCGGAAGCAGAAATAGTTGAAAAAGAAGAATCCACTGAAGATAGCTCGGAAGAACAAGAAGAAGAGGAAGAAGTTGTTACTCCCGAAGACGAAACAGAAATAGAGGTTGATACTAGCTTACCTTGTGATTTTAGTTTAACAAATATTCAACCCAATACTACCATAATTATAAACTGTGTACTTGATTTGGGAGGTACTACAGTTAATTTACCTAGTGGAGTTACTATTGAATTCGAAGGTGGAGATATTATTAATGGGGAAATAATATTCTCAAGTGAATCAGTAATATCTGGAGAATTATTGAATAAAGATTTAAAACTATCTGGAACTACTCCCAGTTTAAAAGATCCTACTTTTGTTTTTAAGCCTGAACGATGGGGTATAGTTGAAGGTAAAGTAAATGATGATATCGCCCTTGATAACAAAGATATCCTTCAAAGAACCATTGATCAAGTAAAATTAATGGGAGCTGATGAATTTTCAATAGAGACATTAGATGCCTATTTCAAAGTAGATATTGAATATTATGGTAGGGCAAGACACTTAGATAATGCATCTATATATATTCCAGAAGATTTTCATTTAAAAATGAGTGAAAATGCTTTTCTGAGAGTTCAACCAAATAAGAGTTTTTCCTATAGCTTATTTAAAATCTTTTTGGCAGATAATGTAATTATATCTGGAGGAAATTTGATTGGTGATAGATTTGAACATGATTATTCACCAATTGCTGACAGGCATGGAATTCCAAGAGACACACATGAATATGGTAACTTAGTTTTTGTTATTGGTTCAGAAAACATAGTCATAGACAATGTAAGTTTTAGCGACCCTACAGGAGATGCTATAATGTTCCATGGTGAATCACTGAGACAAGACGATGGTTCTCTTGCTCCAGGAAAGAAAGAAACCAAGAATGTTATAGTTAAAAATTGTACTATTTCCAGGGCAAGAAGAAATGGTATTAGTTTTTTAGATGGTAGATTTATAACTATCGACAACTGTACTATTAAAGATACCGGTAAAGGCGATCAAGCATACGATAGTTCTGGATCTAAGATTTATAGTAGTTCAGGTGTTGAACCTAGATGGGGAATAGATATGGAGGCAATACGCCATAGAACAGCAGATGGTCGTTTAAGACAAACAGCTTTAAATGAAAACATTATTGTAAGAAATAGCGTTTTTACAGGTAATCATGATGGTGATGTTCTTGTATTTACAGCCAATGATGTATTAATAGAAAATAATTTTTTCGATAGATCCGTAGGTTCATTTGCATCTCATGACGTTGTAGTTAGAAATAATACTTTTGAATCGAGAGAAACATCTAAATTCACAGCATTATCTATAAGCTCATTTGTAACTTTTCCAAATGAAGAAGATACACAAGGAAAGGAACTTAATCACCATTGGCTATTTGTAGATAATTATATTAAAGGTTACAATCATGGAATTTCAATCAAAGGGGAACATCATGAAATTAGAAATAATCGCATTGAAAATTGTGTAAATGGAGTATTTCTGGTTAGTAACCTGTTAAACACAACCTTCACAGGAAACACAATAACCAGTAATATCAATAATAGTAGAGGCTACAGAAACATTTACAATACAAACAATAGTAATAACATAGTTATAAGTAACGAGATCATAGAGGTTAAAGAGAGACCGTTATATTTAAATCTTTTGCTTAATGAAAGTAACCTTAACTCCTCTCAAATAACATTCAAGAACTGTACATTAAACTCGACATCTACTAATATGGCGAATAAAATTTCCAACAGTAAAAATATAAGGCTTGAAGGGAATATTACAAATACTGACTATATAGTAGAAAATTCTGAAAATATAAATCTCATAGATAACTTAATATCTACTAATTAA
- a CDS encoding glycosyltransferase family 4 protein yields the protein MSKKFFLVTTVPITLNFFQGQIQVFKKLFDVSLVSSPGIQLENLEASEKVSTHTVTMERNIAPLEDVKSLIGMIKLFKKEKPFLVHGNTPKGGLISMLAAYICRVQKRVYCIHGLRYQGNSGLKGFILRTMEKTTCALATDLVTVSFGVAKTLSEDKITSKEVHVIANGSINGIDPNYFNPKIEFSVPENLDFNTDKNSIVFGFVGRLVKDKGIVELVNAFVDLNKKHKNIKLLLVGNTEDLLDPLPDSTKNHILNSKDIFSAGFQKDIRPYLKLMNVFTFPSYREGFGVSIMEAAAMGVPSISSNISGCNEIISDGYNGKLIPPKSTSHLQDAMESFIKNPELIKKYASVSRKSVLEKYDQKIVWNAIEEFYTKLS from the coding sequence ATGAGTAAAAAGTTTTTTTTAGTCACCACAGTACCAATAACCTTGAACTTTTTCCAAGGGCAAATTCAAGTTTTTAAAAAACTATTTGATGTAAGCTTGGTATCCAGTCCTGGAATTCAACTTGAAAATTTAGAGGCTAGTGAGAAAGTATCTACTCATACGGTTACTATGGAGCGCAATATAGCGCCACTAGAAGATGTAAAAAGTTTAATTGGTATGATTAAACTTTTTAAAAAAGAAAAACCATTTTTAGTTCATGGTAATACGCCTAAGGGAGGATTAATAAGTATGCTAGCAGCATACATATGTAGAGTGCAGAAGAGGGTTTATTGTATTCATGGTTTAAGATATCAAGGTAATTCAGGTTTAAAAGGGTTTATACTAAGAACAATGGAAAAGACAACCTGCGCGCTAGCAACTGATTTGGTCACAGTAAGTTTTGGAGTAGCAAAAACACTTAGTGAAGATAAAATCACCTCAAAAGAGGTTCATGTTATTGCTAATGGTAGTATAAATGGTATAGACCCGAATTATTTCAATCCGAAAATAGAGTTTTCTGTCCCTGAAAATTTAGATTTCAATACCGATAAAAATAGTATTGTTTTTGGTTTTGTTGGGAGATTAGTAAAAGATAAAGGCATAGTAGAATTAGTGAATGCATTTGTTGATTTAAACAAAAAGCACAAAAACATAAAATTACTGTTAGTAGGAAACACAGAGGATTTACTCGACCCGCTTCCCGATTCTACTAAAAATCACATTTTAAATTCTAAAGATATTTTTTCTGCAGGTTTCCAAAAAGATATCCGGCCTTATTTAAAGTTAATGAATGTTTTTACATTTCCGAGCTATAGAGAAGGCTTTGGAGTTTCTATAATGGAAGCTGCAGCAATGGGCGTACCTTCAATTTCTTCAAATATTTCTGGTTGTAATGAAATAATTTCAGATGGATATAATGGAAAGCTCATCCCTCCTAAATCTACTAGTCATCTCCAGGACGCTATGGAATCTTTTATCAAAAACCCCGAGTTAATAAAAAAATATGCTTCCGTTAGTAGAAAAAGTGTCCTAGAAAAATATGATCAAAAAATAGTTTGGAATGCTATTGAGGAATTCTATACAAAACTCTCATAA
- a CDS encoding sugar transferase, with translation MTYQIYPKLMKPALDFIIAIVFLVFSSPILIVTTILLFFSNKGKPFFYQRRPGKDEKIFKIIKFKTMNDKKDENGDLLPDDKRITVVGNIVRKTSIDEMLQFINILKGEMSLIGPRPLLPKYLPYYTKSEKKRHDVKPGITGLAQINGRNFLDWDTKLKYDVEYVENISFSNDFKILIKTIGKVLKSKDISNNQNALQPSLDVMRKSKPVKA, from the coding sequence ATGACCTACCAAATTTATCCTAAACTAATGAAACCTGCATTGGACTTTATCATAGCAATTGTTTTTTTGGTCTTTTCATCACCCATCTTAATTGTTACAACTATTCTTTTATTTTTCTCCAATAAAGGAAAACCTTTTTTTTATCAAAGGAGACCGGGAAAAGATGAAAAGATTTTTAAGATAATAAAGTTCAAAACCATGAACGACAAAAAAGATGAAAATGGAGATTTACTTCCAGATGATAAGCGTATAACGGTTGTTGGAAATATAGTTAGGAAGACTTCTATTGATGAAATGTTACAGTTTATTAACATATTAAAGGGAGAAATGTCATTGATTGGTCCCAGGCCTCTTCTTCCAAAATACTTACCTTACTACACTAAGTCTGAAAAGAAAAGACACGATGTAAAACCTGGCATTACTGGTTTGGCTCAAATAAATGGAAGAAACTTTCTTGATTGGGACACTAAACTAAAATATGATGTAGAATATGTTGAGAATATATCGTTTTCAAATGACTTTAAAATTTTGATTAAAACAATTGGAAAAGTTTTGAAATCAAAAGATATTTCTAATAATCAAAATGCTCTACAGCCCTCATTAGATGTAATGAGGAAAAGTAAACCAGTTAAAGCCTGA
- a CDS encoding acetyltransferase, whose protein sequence is MSYSNKILETSKPNIVIIGASGHAKMVIEILKLRGEYNIIGLIDSFKTKGDKVMEYEILGCEEIIPELMKTHNLHGGIIAIGDNWTRKKMRDKIITLTKKFKFISAIHPFSYLYEGIIIPVGVVVMAGVIVNTDAKIGDFCILNTKASLGHDSEMKSFSSLAPGVTTGGNVVLGVESAVCIGATIVNNISIGDYCVIGASSLVIDDFKNNSLVYGTPARLVRHRNPDEKYLGKN, encoded by the coding sequence TTGAGTTATTCAAATAAAATACTGGAGACATCAAAACCAAATATTGTTATTATTGGTGCATCAGGCCATGCAAAGATGGTCATTGAAATTCTAAAGTTAAGAGGCGAGTATAATATAATAGGCCTAATAGATTCTTTCAAGACAAAAGGAGATAAAGTGATGGAGTATGAAATTTTAGGTTGTGAAGAAATTATTCCCGAACTAATGAAAACTCATAACTTACATGGTGGTATCATTGCCATAGGTGATAATTGGACAAGAAAAAAAATGAGGGATAAAATTATAACCCTTACAAAAAAATTCAAGTTTATATCGGCAATTCACCCGTTTTCTTATCTGTATGAAGGAATTATTATTCCTGTTGGAGTAGTTGTTATGGCTGGTGTAATCGTTAATACAGATGCTAAAATTGGAGACTTTTGCATATTGAACACCAAAGCTTCTTTGGGTCATGATAGTGAGATGAAATCTTTTTCTAGTTTAGCACCTGGCGTAACCACTGGTGGTAATGTTGTCTTGGGTGTTGAGTCCGCTGTCTGTATAGGCGCTACAATTGTCAACAACATTTCAATTGGTGATTATTGTGTTATAGGAGCCAGTTCATTAGTCATTGATGATTTCAAAAACAATAGTTTAGTCTATGGTACACCTGCAAGATTAGTACGGCACAGAAATCCTGATGAAAAATATCTAGGTAAGAATTAA
- a CDS encoding GNAT family N-acetyltransferase — MKPNLNLIETKEQWDLTLEKVEVYDFYHTYDYHLLSKNPDEKAVLLEYNENNFTICIPLIIRSIEGTEFFDATSVYGYAGPISKNLPDQFDSATFKEILLDFLKSEKIVSVFSRLNPFIDNQDSILHNIGEIHELGRVVNIDLTKNIDEQRMIFSKTTKRYLNKCRRSFDVIKSSSIEDMETFRSLYYENMDRVNAKKDYYFSKEYFEKFVDSKDYETDVLMAIDKESKTIISAAMMVKTNNIIQYHISGTKNDYLSLSPIRLLIDEMRISGTGEGYKFFNLGGGLGNNEDELFRFKSSFSKDFKTFKIWKCIVDQDMYDSLVSKSNNKNESIDFFPLYRYVKND, encoded by the coding sequence ATGAAGCCAAATCTTAACTTAATAGAAACTAAAGAACAATGGGATTTAACCTTAGAAAAGGTAGAGGTTTATGATTTCTATCATACTTATGATTACCATCTATTATCTAAAAACCCTGATGAAAAAGCCGTTCTACTAGAATATAATGAGAATAATTTCACTATTTGTATACCGCTTATAATTAGAAGCATAGAAGGAACAGAGTTTTTTGATGCCACATCTGTTTATGGGTATGCAGGTCCAATCAGTAAAAATCTACCAGATCAATTTGACTCAGCTACTTTTAAAGAAATACTATTAGATTTTTTAAAAAGTGAAAAAATAGTATCGGTGTTTTCTAGATTAAACCCCTTTATAGATAATCAAGATAGCATTTTACATAACATTGGAGAAATTCATGAGCTTGGAAGAGTTGTAAATATCGACTTAACAAAAAACATAGATGAACAACGAATGATTTTTTCGAAGACCACGAAAAGATACCTCAATAAGTGCAGAAGGAGTTTTGATGTTATAAAAAGTTCAAGTATTGAGGATATGGAAACTTTCAGGAGTCTTTACTATGAAAACATGGACAGAGTGAATGCGAAAAAAGATTATTATTTCTCGAAAGAATACTTTGAAAAATTTGTTGACAGTAAGGATTATGAAACCGATGTGCTCATGGCCATAGATAAAGAAAGTAAAACAATTATTTCTGCTGCAATGATGGTTAAAACCAATAACATAATCCAGTATCATATCTCGGGAACAAAAAATGATTACTTGTCCTTATCACCTATTAGACTATTAATTGATGAAATGAGAATTAGCGGTACTGGTGAGGGCTACAAATTTTTCAATTTAGGTGGTGGACTAGGTAATAATGAAGATGAACTATTTAGGTTTAAATCATCTTTTTCAAAAGATTTTAAAACCTTTAAAATTTGGAAATGTATAGTGGATCAGGATATGTATGATAGCTTAGTGTCCAAATCTAACAACAAAAACGAATCAATAGATTTTTTTCCACTATACAGATATGTGAAAAATGATTAA
- a CDS encoding GNAT family N-acetyltransferase, which produces MGGLKNKALVIYDVLAHAQKTHDIPETNKKTRVYKSVQYSGFLINLNKFENLNEYMQFAFGRNSRMKMRKYSRKLNQCFDFKTKMFFGEIEKKQFDDLFDQFMNLLEKRYSQKQIMHNNMQLKEWQFYKKVAYPLILKKRASLFVVYDGETPIAITYNYHTKNSIIDAITAFDIDYSKFNIGYITNLSLLDWCFKNNINTFDFSKGFYEYKKRMSTSEYNFEYHIIYNSSSFISKTLAFCYYNYFEFKSFLRKRNYNEKFHQLTYKLNHIRGLRPKKNILIEKIDSLPQKDNLISIDLTEDDNFCFLRKVINNFLYVSESPFEEINTFKRKDISNAYILSDSNFEFIQEVKIA; this is translated from the coding sequence TTGGGAGGGCTTAAGAATAAAGCATTAGTAATTTATGATGTTCTAGCTCATGCCCAAAAGACTCATGATATCCCTGAAACCAATAAAAAAACTAGGGTTTATAAATCTGTTCAATATTCCGGATTTTTAATAAATCTAAATAAATTTGAAAATCTTAATGAGTATATGCAATTTGCTTTTGGCAGGAATAGCAGAATGAAGATGAGAAAATACTCAAGAAAACTTAATCAATGTTTTGATTTTAAAACTAAAATGTTCTTTGGTGAAATTGAAAAAAAACAATTTGATGATTTGTTTGATCAATTTATGAATTTACTGGAAAAAAGGTATTCTCAAAAGCAAATAATGCATAATAATATGCAACTTAAAGAATGGCAATTTTATAAAAAAGTTGCTTACCCCCTTATTTTAAAAAAAAGAGCTTCTCTTTTTGTAGTGTATGATGGTGAAACCCCTATAGCTATTACTTACAATTACCATACAAAGAACTCTATTATAGACGCTATTACGGCTTTTGATATCGATTATTCTAAATTTAATATTGGGTATATAACCAATTTAAGTCTACTTGATTGGTGCTTTAAAAATAACATAAACACATTCGATTTCTCTAAGGGTTTTTATGAATATAAAAAAAGGATGAGTACTTCTGAATATAATTTTGAATATCACATTATATATAACAGCTCTTCTTTTATTTCAAAAACCCTTGCCTTCTGCTATTACAACTATTTTGAGTTTAAGTCTTTCTTGAGAAAAAGGAATTATAATGAAAAGTTTCATCAATTAACTTATAAATTAAATCATATAAGGGGGTTAAGACCCAAAAAAAACATTCTTATTGAAAAAATTGATTCTCTTCCTCAGAAAGACAATCTGATTAGCATTGATTTGACTGAAGATGATAACTTCTGTTTTTTACGTAAAGTAATAAATAATTTTCTTTATGTCTCAGAATCACCATTTGAGGAGATTAACACTTTTAAAAGAAAAGATATCTCAAATGCATATATTCTATCAGATAGTAATTTTGAGTTCATACAAGAAGTTAAAATTGCGTGA
- a CDS encoding carbamoyltransferase C-terminal domain-containing protein — protein sequence MVILGLNYYFHDSTACIVKDGILISAIEEERLNRDKHTQQFPELAIKRCLDTANLGFGDIDHIAVSIKPTSHWLKKMVYIIKTPKSFLPFFGHHVVNAYAKQRRLKLWYNKVFKGVDGPKIHFIQHHLTHVCGTFFVSPYKEAALLGIDGSGEWATTWLGFGSGLEIKKLSESFFPNSLGSFYETVTQFCGFKPNYDEGKTMGLAPMGNPEVYRDKVDKIVKVNRNGELKVDLSYFNYQYLIKDLYSSKFLDAFGKPRNPEDKFQTNHYDTAAAFQTILEDRVIEICMYLHKKTKADYLVISGGVSLNSVMNGRIIRETPFKDVYVMPAAGDNGTAIGAAYYLYNGIFKKQRKFVHDNPYTGTEYGNEEIEKIIKSAKLKSDYYEDVCEKASSLLAQGKIIGWFQGKMEIGPRALGSRSILANPAFPDMKDKINAEVKFRESYRPFAPSALVESYQDYFDLQVEAPFMLKVCQVKKDKRKLIPAVTHVDGSARLQTVSKQSHPMYYEVISKLGEKTGVPVVLNTSFNIQGEPVVESPKDALRCFFSTGLDALVIGNHVIEK from the coding sequence ATGGTTATTTTAGGCTTAAATTATTACTTTCATGATTCTACAGCATGTATAGTTAAAGATGGGATATTAATTTCCGCAATAGAAGAAGAACGATTAAATAGAGATAAACATACACAGCAATTTCCAGAATTAGCAATAAAAAGATGTTTGGATACGGCTAACCTCGGTTTTGGAGATATAGACCATATAGCGGTTTCTATAAAACCAACATCGCATTGGCTAAAAAAAATGGTTTACATAATCAAAACCCCTAAAAGCTTTTTACCTTTCTTTGGACACCATGTTGTAAACGCTTATGCTAAACAAAGAAGATTAAAGTTGTGGTATAATAAAGTTTTCAAAGGAGTTGATGGTCCAAAAATCCACTTTATACAACACCATTTAACTCATGTTTGTGGGACTTTTTTCGTTTCCCCATATAAGGAAGCAGCACTTTTGGGAATAGATGGTTCTGGTGAATGGGCAACTACTTGGTTGGGGTTTGGTAGCGGTTTGGAAATTAAAAAGTTAAGTGAGAGCTTCTTCCCAAATTCCTTAGGGTCATTTTATGAAACTGTCACACAATTTTGTGGGTTTAAACCAAATTATGATGAAGGCAAGACCATGGGATTAGCGCCAATGGGTAATCCTGAAGTTTATAGAGACAAAGTAGATAAAATTGTAAAAGTCAATAGAAATGGGGAGTTAAAAGTTGATTTATCTTATTTCAACTATCAGTACCTTATTAAAGATCTTTACTCTTCAAAGTTTCTAGATGCATTTGGAAAACCAAGAAATCCAGAAGATAAATTCCAAACTAACCACTACGACACTGCGGCGGCATTTCAAACTATATTAGAGGACCGAGTAATAGAAATATGCATGTATCTTCATAAAAAAACAAAAGCTGATTATTTAGTGATTTCTGGAGGTGTTTCATTGAACAGTGTTATGAATGGAAGGATAATAAGAGAAACACCTTTTAAAGATGTATATGTAATGCCCGCAGCAGGTGATAATGGTACAGCAATTGGAGCTGCATATTATCTTTATAATGGTATTTTCAAAAAGCAAAGAAAATTTGTACATGATAATCCATATACCGGAACGGAATATGGAAACGAAGAAATAGAAAAAATTATTAAGTCTGCTAAGTTAAAATCAGATTATTATGAAGATGTTTGCGAAAAAGCCTCTTCTCTACTTGCACAAGGAAAAATTATAGGCTGGTTTCAAGGAAAAATGGAGATTGGCCCCAGAGCTTTAGGTAGTCGAAGCATATTGGCGAACCCTGCATTTCCTGATATGAAAGATAAAATAAATGCAGAAGTCAAGTTCAGAGAATCGTATAGGCCTTTTGCGCCTTCTGCACTAGTTGAATCATACCAAGATTATTTTGATTTACAGGTAGAGGCACCATTCATGTTAAAAGTATGCCAAGTTAAGAAGGATAAAAGAAAACTTATACCGGCAGTTACTCACGTAGATGGAAGTGCCAGACTGCAGACGGTGAGCAAACAATCACATCCTATGTATTATGAGGTTATAAGCAAACTTGGAGAAAAAACAGGGGTCCCCGTAGTTTTGAATACTAGTTTTAATATACAAGGTGAGCCTGTAGTAGAATCTCCAAAAGATGCTTTAAGATGCTTTTTTTCAACTGGTTTAGATGCTTTAGTAATAGGCAACCATGTCATTGAAAAATAA
- a CDS encoding archaeosortase/exosortase family protein: MINNLKSVIAKVPKNIKLFLGKAFILFIAWKLIYSLFLYNSKYLDHPLTTHVGEASVFLINQLGDLEGYTTKRVTDVYNINGNVVNEESSAIYHNDRMVLHIANACNGLELMVLYIGFIICMPSSFLRKLLYIVVGILILDMINILRCTGLIYLREYYHVYFQFAHRYLFNAVTYTATFILWVVFSRKISFKNENI, from the coding sequence GTGATAAATAACCTCAAATCTGTTATAGCCAAAGTTCCTAAGAATATAAAACTTTTTTTAGGAAAGGCTTTCATTCTCTTTATAGCTTGGAAATTGATATACAGTCTTTTTCTTTACAATTCTAAATATTTAGACCATCCTTTAACAACTCATGTTGGGGAGGCTTCTGTATTCTTAATAAACCAACTTGGTGATTTAGAAGGATATACAACAAAAAGAGTGACCGATGTATACAATATAAACGGGAATGTTGTAAATGAAGAATCATCAGCAATATACCATAATGACCGAATGGTTTTACACATAGCAAATGCATGTAATGGACTTGAGCTGATGGTACTATATATTGGTTTTATTATTTGTATGCCCTCTAGTTTTCTTAGAAAGTTGCTCTACATTGTTGTTGGTATATTAATACTGGATATGATTAATATTTTGAGATGTACAGGACTCATTTACTTGAGAGAGTATTACCATGTTTATTTTCAATTTGCTCATCGCTATTTGTTCAATGCAGTTACTTATACTGCTACGTTCATATTATGGGTTGTTTTTTCCAGAAAAATTAGTTTCAAAAATGAGAATATATAA
- a CDS encoding Lrp/AsnC family transcriptional regulator gives MGKIKLDEIDHQILDMLIDNTRIPFTDIAKKLLISAGTVHVRVKKMEESGIIKGSSLMLDYKKLGYSFIAYVGVYLNNTSQTKFVLERINEIPYVTVAHITTGKFNIFCKIRARSTEHAKEVIFLLDDIEGVYRTETMISLEESINDKKRLMHSIFNDM, from the coding sequence ATGGGGAAAATTAAACTAGACGAAATCGACCACCAAATTCTTGATATGTTGATAGATAACACAAGAATTCCTTTTACAGATATAGCAAAAAAATTACTGATATCAGCAGGTACGGTACATGTACGTGTTAAAAAAATGGAGGAATCTGGAATAATAAAGGGTTCTTCTTTAATGTTAGATTACAAAAAGCTAGGGTATTCCTTTATAGCTTATGTTGGTGTTTATCTAAACAATACCTCTCAAACTAAGTTTGTATTAGAGCGCATTAATGAGATTCCTTATGTTACAGTTGCACACATTACCACAGGTAAGTTCAACATTTTTTGTAAAATTAGGGCTAGAAGCACAGAGCATGCTAAAGAGGTGATATTCTTACTGGATGATATAGAAGGTGTTTACAGAACTGAAACTATGATTTCGTTAGAAGAAAGCATAAACGATAAAAAACGATTAATGCATTCCATATTTAATGACATGTAA